The following coding sequences are from one Mycobacterium bourgelatii window:
- a CDS encoding MFS transporter, with amino-acid sequence MSDSVQTGVIATQVPARLDRLPWSRFHWRVVIGLGGVWILDGLAVTMVAAVSPRLMEKGSGLELTSSQIGLSAAFYIAGACLGALFFGHLTDRFGRRKLFILTLAVFLIATVATAFSFAPWYFFIARFVTGAGIGGEYAAINSAIDELIPARVRGQVDLRINGSYWLGSAVGAAGALVLLDTSHFAVNVGWRLAFGIGAVLGILVLLVRRNVPESPRWLFIHGRDEEADETVARIEAEVERQIGQPLPEPEGRPLRIRQRETISFREIARVAFTLYPRRAVLGLALFIGQAFLYNGVTFNLGTLLSDFYHVDSGRVPLYIVLWALSNFLGPLALGHFFDTLGRKQMISLTYIGSAVITVVLAVLFVTEVGGVWTFMGVLAAIFFLASAGASAAYLTVSEIFPMETRALAIAFFYAVGTAIGGISGPLLFGNLIESGQRGVVVWSFIIGAVVMATAGVIELWLGVAAERRPLEELALPLTVADADEAE; translated from the coding sequence ATGAGCGACAGTGTGCAGACCGGCGTCATCGCTACGCAGGTGCCCGCCCGGCTGGACCGGCTGCCATGGTCACGGTTTCACTGGCGGGTCGTCATCGGCCTGGGTGGCGTCTGGATCCTCGACGGGCTCGCGGTCACGATGGTGGCCGCGGTGTCGCCTCGTCTGATGGAGAAGGGCAGCGGCCTCGAACTCACTTCCAGCCAAATCGGACTGTCGGCGGCGTTCTACATCGCCGGAGCCTGCCTCGGCGCCCTGTTCTTCGGGCATCTGACGGACCGGTTCGGGCGGCGGAAACTGTTCATCCTCACCCTCGCGGTGTTTCTGATAGCCACCGTCGCCACCGCATTCTCCTTCGCGCCTTGGTATTTCTTCATCGCCCGTTTCGTCACCGGTGCGGGTATTGGGGGCGAATACGCCGCGATCAACTCGGCCATCGACGAGTTGATCCCCGCGCGGGTGCGTGGCCAGGTGGACCTGCGGATCAACGGCTCATACTGGCTGGGTTCGGCCGTGGGAGCCGCGGGTGCCCTCGTCCTGCTGGACACCTCGCACTTCGCGGTAAACGTCGGTTGGCGACTTGCCTTCGGGATCGGCGCGGTTCTCGGCATTCTCGTTCTCCTGGTTCGGCGAAACGTGCCGGAGAGCCCACGTTGGTTGTTCATTCACGGACGTGATGAGGAAGCCGACGAGACCGTCGCCCGGATAGAAGCGGAAGTGGAACGGCAGATCGGCCAACCGCTGCCAGAACCGGAGGGGCGTCCGCTGAGAATCCGTCAGCGCGAGACCATTTCCTTCCGCGAGATCGCGCGGGTCGCATTCACGCTCTATCCGCGGCGGGCGGTGCTCGGGCTGGCCCTGTTCATCGGGCAGGCGTTCCTGTACAACGGCGTGACATTCAATCTGGGCACCCTGCTGAGCGACTTCTACCATGTCGACTCCGGTCGGGTGCCGCTGTACATCGTCCTGTGGGCGCTCAGCAATTTCCTCGGCCCCCTGGCGCTGGGACACTTCTTCGACACTCTCGGACGTAAGCAGATGATCTCGCTGACCTACATCGGTTCCGCCGTGATCACCGTCGTCCTCGCCGTGCTGTTCGTGACCGAGGTTGGTGGCGTCTGGACTTTCATGGGCGTGCTGGCGGCCATCTTCTTCCTGGCTTCCGCCGGAGCGAGCGCGGCCTACCTGACGGTCAGCGAAATCTTTCCGATGGAAACCCGGGCGCTGGCGATCGCGTTCTTCTACGCGGTCGGAACGGCGATCGGGGGCATCAGCGGTCCGCTGCTGTTCGGCAATCTGATCGAGTCCGGGCAGCGCGGTGTGGTGGTGTGGTCGTTCATCATCGGAGCGGTTGTCATGGCGACCGCCGGGGTGATCGAACTATGGCTCGGAGTCGCCGCCGAACGACGCCCGCTGGAGGAACTGGCCCTGCCGCTGACCGTCGCCGACGCGGACGAGGCCGAATAG
- a CDS encoding zinc-binding dehydrogenase produces the protein MRAWQLVGANQPLRLIECDDPQPGPGEVVIDVRAAGLCHSDVGFLDGTLTPLLPKLPIIPGHEVAGVVTDVGADVANFQPGDRVAIESGKHGAPGWSSDGGFAAKCLASAKCLVKFSDQLSFAQAATATDAGQTAYGAVMEVAEVRVGERVGIVGLGGLGLTGARIAVLAGAEVYAAEPKREVWDLAKQRGVVDIVEDVRELASLRLDVIVDFAGFGTTTAGAISAVRERGRVILVGLGLNEATIATPELVLKEVTLRGARGGHPGTLQPVLSHMAAGELSIHTETIAFEDIPDALERLRVGDVVGRLVAEMP, from the coding sequence ATGCGAGCGTGGCAACTGGTCGGCGCCAACCAACCATTGCGACTGATCGAATGCGACGATCCGCAACCCGGACCCGGCGAGGTCGTGATCGATGTGCGCGCGGCGGGCCTGTGCCACAGCGATGTCGGCTTTCTTGATGGCACGCTGACGCCGTTGCTACCCAAACTGCCGATCATTCCCGGTCACGAGGTGGCCGGAGTGGTAACGGACGTCGGCGCTGACGTCGCGAACTTCCAACCGGGCGACCGCGTCGCGATCGAGTCGGGCAAGCATGGTGCGCCGGGTTGGTCGAGCGACGGTGGCTTCGCCGCCAAGTGCCTAGCCTCCGCCAAGTGCCTGGTGAAATTCTCCGACCAGCTCAGCTTCGCCCAGGCAGCAACCGCCACCGACGCGGGCCAAACCGCCTACGGCGCGGTGATGGAAGTCGCGGAGGTGCGTGTCGGCGAGAGGGTCGGGATCGTCGGGCTAGGCGGACTCGGCCTCACCGGCGCCCGCATCGCCGTGCTGGCCGGGGCGGAGGTCTACGCGGCCGAGCCCAAACGCGAGGTGTGGGACCTGGCCAAGCAACGTGGGGTGGTCGACATCGTCGAAGACGTCCGCGAGTTGGCCTCATTGCGGCTCGATGTGATCGTGGACTTCGCGGGGTTCGGGACCACGACCGCGGGGGCCATCAGCGCGGTCCGCGAGCGCGGTCGCGTGATCCTGGTGGGCCTTGGGCTCAACGAGGCCACCATCGCCACCCCCGAACTGGTGCTCAAGGAAGTGACGCTGCGCGGCGCGCGGGGTGGGCATCCGGGCACTCTCCAGCCGGTCTTGTCCCATATGGCCGCCGGTGAGTTGTCGATTCACACCGAAACGATCGCGTTCGAGGATATTCCTGATGCCCTCGAACGACTCAGGGTTGGTGACGTGGTCGGGCGTTTGGTCGCCGAAATGCCTTGA
- a CDS encoding WS/DGAT/MGAT family O-acyltransferase, producing the protein MRRLNGVDALMLYSETPEVHMHTLKIGILDISGLPGFDFELFKKVAYPRLFALAPLRYQLVDIPLKLHHPMWVQNPDIDLDYHLRQATLPEPGGRRELDELIGTIASTPLDRSRPLWEMYVVDGLADNRIAVVHKVHHVLADGVASANQMAKAMQAEVPSVPLASLRPEDQSWTRRSLLTAAARDHVGLIRKIPRLVSETATGVTRVRRRAKERGKHPELARNFSPPDSFINHVVSPRRRFATAPLALADVKQTSKHLGVTLNDIVLATAAGALRRLLLRYQGRADSPLIAGVPVSYNTSPDRLVGNEFTYVTPSLPVHIEDPLERVRLTALSTKIAKENHQLLGPTVLPAWMSYLPPSLAPPFFRSAARRLESANVMNLTISNVPGPRVRGQFEGAAVNEIYSVGPVVAGSGLNITVWSYVDQLAISVLTDDRTLDDPHEATAAMVDAFSEIRHAAGLSEPLTTLEGALPPVTARV; encoded by the coding sequence GTGAGACGGCTCAACGGTGTCGACGCGTTGATGCTCTACAGCGAAACCCCAGAAGTGCACATGCACACCCTCAAGATCGGCATACTCGACATATCCGGGCTCCCCGGTTTCGACTTCGAGCTTTTCAAAAAGGTGGCCTATCCACGGCTGTTCGCTCTGGCGCCGCTGCGCTATCAGCTGGTGGACATCCCGCTCAAGCTGCACCACCCCATGTGGGTGCAGAACCCCGACATCGACCTCGACTACCACCTGCGCCAGGCGACATTGCCAGAGCCGGGCGGACGCCGTGAACTCGACGAGTTGATCGGCACCATCGCCAGCACCCCCCTGGACCGCAGTCGCCCCCTGTGGGAGATGTACGTCGTCGACGGGCTGGCCGACAACCGGATAGCGGTCGTCCACAAGGTCCACCACGTGTTGGCGGACGGGGTGGCCTCCGCCAACCAGATGGCCAAGGCGATGCAGGCCGAGGTCCCGTCGGTCCCACTGGCATCGTTGCGCCCGGAAGATCAGTCATGGACTCGGCGAAGCCTGCTCACAGCGGCCGCGCGCGACCACGTCGGGCTGATTCGCAAGATCCCGCGCCTGGTCAGTGAGACGGCTACCGGGGTGACTCGAGTCCGGCGTCGCGCCAAGGAACGGGGGAAGCATCCCGAACTGGCCCGCAATTTTTCTCCGCCAGATTCCTTCATCAATCACGTGGTTTCGCCTCGCCGCAGGTTCGCGACGGCGCCGTTGGCGTTAGCGGACGTCAAGCAGACCAGCAAGCACCTGGGCGTCACCCTCAACGACATCGTGCTGGCGACGGCGGCGGGTGCCCTGCGGCGGCTGCTCTTGCGGTACCAGGGTCGAGCCGACTCTCCGCTGATCGCCGGGGTTCCGGTCAGCTACAACACCTCACCGGACCGGTTGGTGGGCAACGAGTTCACCTATGTCACTCCCTCATTGCCGGTGCACATCGAGGATCCGCTGGAGCGGGTGCGGCTCACCGCGTTGTCGACCAAGATCGCCAAGGAAAACCACCAGTTGCTCGGTCCGACCGTGCTGCCCGCCTGGATGTCATATCTGCCGCCGTCGTTGGCGCCGCCGTTCTTTCGCTCCGCAGCACGCCGCCTCGAGTCCGCCAACGTCATGAATCTGACCATTTCCAACGTGCCCGGCCCGCGCGTCCGGGGCCAGTTCGAGGGGGCGGCCGTCAACGAGATCTATTCGGTCGGGCCCGTGGTCGCCGGCAGCGGCCTGAACATCACGGTGTGGAGCTATGTGGACCAGCTCGCCATTTCCGTGCTGACCGACGACCGCACGCTCGACGATCCGCACGAGGCGACCGCCGCCATGGTCGATGCATTCAGCGAAATTCGCCATGCGGCAGGGCTTTCCGAGCCTCTGACCACCCTCGAAGGCGCGCTGCCTCCGGTGACCGCCCGGGTATGA